In one window of Patescibacteria group bacterium DNA:
- a CDS encoding HD domain-containing protein, whose translation MNSTQIQKLTQFFYEIGALRKTLRAHQQTLLVNDPSDNIAAHSFRVAVIGYFLAKALKADADKVIKMCLIHDLEEARSGDQNWVNKKYVKVYEEEIREEQLNGLIGAEELKKISQEYQERKTKEAKIAKDADLLDQILLLKEYEHQGNKEASNWLNPA comes from the coding sequence ATGAACTCAACCCAGATCCAAAAGCTGACTCAATTTTTTTATGAAATCGGGGCTTTAAGAAAAACTCTCCGAGCTCATCAGCAGACTTTGCTGGTTAATGACCCGTCTGACAATATTGCCGCTCATTCTTTTCGGGTGGCAGTGATTGGCTATTTTTTAGCCAAAGCTTTAAAAGCAGATGCAGATAAGGTGATAAAAATGTGTTTGATTCATGATTTAGAAGAGGCTCGGTCAGGAGATCAGAACTGGGTGAATAAAAAATACGTTAAAGTTTATGAAGAAGAGATTCGTGAAGAACAGCTGAATGGCTTAATTGGCGCTGAAGAATTAAAAAAAATAAGCCAAGAATATCAAGAGAGAAAAACTAAAGAAGCAAAGATTGCCAAAGATGCCGATTTATTAGACCAAATTCTTCTTTTGAAGGAGTATGAACATCAGGGTAATAAAGAGGCGTCCAATTGGTTAAACCCGGCAA